The following coding sequences lie in one Vespula pensylvanica isolate Volc-1 chromosome 7, ASM1446617v1, whole genome shotgun sequence genomic window:
- the LOC122630333 gene encoding broad-complex core protein isoforms 1/2/3/4/5 isoform X11, whose product MVDTQHFCLRWNNYQSSITSAFENLRDDEDFVDVTLACDGKSLKAHRVVLSACSPYFRELLKSTPCKHPVIVLQDVAFSDLHALVEFIYHGEVNVHQRSLSSFLKTAEVLRVSGLTQQADQTDRDELSHVRALAAGVNHLPFHEKSEESFPRSGSPPAPTTPTPTTVQQLLRRAQIRRNERRTPDLHEDSAKRSRVSSPPLNNNDATPTDFSMVKNNHLSSKVEGNGVHEENSPIEDNIKCEPLELTGGNGGNAGNNEDSSDSGAAASDRPPASASSNEHEPEPEHAPTQNFIPESKLFTSTPGSFNFSMAALTDHTPLSGLGHGLQTPDLAGTSQGLEIKG is encoded by the exons ATGGTAGATACGCAACACTTTTGTCTGCGATGGAATAATTACCAAAGCAGCATAACGTCAGCTTTTGAAAACTTGAGAGATGACGAGGACTTTGTGGACGTTACATTGGCTTGTGATGGCAAGAGCCTCAAAGCACACCGGGTTGTACTTTCTGCTTGCAGTCCATACTTTAGGGAACTTCTCAAG AGCACACCATGCAAGCATCCGGTGATAGTACTTCAAGATGTAGCGTTCAGTGACTTACACGCCTTGGTGGAGTTCATCTACCATGGGGAAGTGAACGTACATCAACGTTCTCTTAGCAGTTTCCTTAAAACTGCAGAAGTACTTAGGGTATCGGGTCTTACACAACAAGCTGACCAGACGGATAGGGACGAG CTCTCACATGTTCGCGCACTGGCTGCTGGTGTTAATCATCTTCCTTTTCACGAAAAATCAGAAGAAAGTTTTCCTCGTAGTGGTTCCCCGCCTGCACCGACAACTCCAACACCTACGACGGTGCAACAGTTATTGCGTAGAGCACAGATACGTAGGAACGAGAGGCGTACGCCGGATCTTCACGAGGATTCGGCGAAAAGATCGAGGGTATCCTCGCCACCTCTCAACAATAACGACGCTACGCCGACCGACTTCTCGATGGTGAAAAACAATCATCTTTCGAGTAAAGTGGAAGGTAACGGTGTCCACGAAGAGAACAGTCCCATAGAAGATAATATAAAGTGCGAGCCTTTGGAATTGACCGGTGGTAATGGTGGGAATGCCGGTAACAACGAGGACTCTTCGGATTCGGGAGCAGCGGCATCGGATAGGCCACCGGCGTCGGCGAGTAGTAACGAACACGAGCCTGAACCTGAACACGCACCGACGCAAAATTTTATACCGGAAAGCAAATTGTTCACATCGACGCCAGGAAGTTTTAACTTCAGTATGGCGGCCCTCACGGATCACACGCCATTGTCAG GGTTGGGCCACGGGTTGCAAACGCCGGATTTAGCAGGAACTTCGCAAg
- the LOC122630333 gene encoding broad-complex core protein isoforms 1/2/3/4/5 isoform X9 produces MVDTQHFCLRWNNYQSSITSAFENLRDDEDFVDVTLACDGKSLKAHRVVLSACSPYFRELLKSTPCKHPVIVLQDVAFSDLHALVEFIYHGEVNVHQRSLSSFLKTAEVLRVSGLTQQADQTDRDELSHVRALAAGVNHLPFHEKSEESFPRSGSPPAPTTPTPTTVQQLLRRAQIRRNERRTPDLHEDSAKRSRVSSPPLNNNDATPTDFSMVKNNHLSSKVEGNGVHEENSPIEDNIKCEPLELTGGNGGNAGNNEDSSDSGAAASDRPPASASSNEHEPEPEHAPTQNFIPESKLFTSTPGSFNFSMAALTDHTPLSVKFPGLGHGLQTPDLAGTSQGLEIKG; encoded by the exons ATGGTAGATACGCAACACTTTTGTCTGCGATGGAATAATTACCAAAGCAGCATAACGTCAGCTTTTGAAAACTTGAGAGATGACGAGGACTTTGTGGACGTTACATTGGCTTGTGATGGCAAGAGCCTCAAAGCACACCGGGTTGTACTTTCTGCTTGCAGTCCATACTTTAGGGAACTTCTCAAG AGCACACCATGCAAGCATCCGGTGATAGTACTTCAAGATGTAGCGTTCAGTGACTTACACGCCTTGGTGGAGTTCATCTACCATGGGGAAGTGAACGTACATCAACGTTCTCTTAGCAGTTTCCTTAAAACTGCAGAAGTACTTAGGGTATCGGGTCTTACACAACAAGCTGACCAGACGGATAGGGACGAG CTCTCACATGTTCGCGCACTGGCTGCTGGTGTTAATCATCTTCCTTTTCACGAAAAATCAGAAGAAAGTTTTCCTCGTAGTGGTTCCCCGCCTGCACCGACAACTCCAACACCTACGACGGTGCAACAGTTATTGCGTAGAGCACAGATACGTAGGAACGAGAGGCGTACGCCGGATCTTCACGAGGATTCGGCGAAAAGATCGAGGGTATCCTCGCCACCTCTCAACAATAACGACGCTACGCCGACCGACTTCTCGATGGTGAAAAACAATCATCTTTCGAGTAAAGTGGAAGGTAACGGTGTCCACGAAGAGAACAGTCCCATAGAAGATAATATAAAGTGCGAGCCTTTGGAATTGACCGGTGGTAATGGTGGGAATGCCGGTAACAACGAGGACTCTTCGGATTCGGGAGCAGCGGCATCGGATAGGCCACCGGCGTCGGCGAGTAGTAACGAACACGAGCCTGAACCTGAACACGCACCGACGCAAAATTTTATACCGGAAAGCAAATTGTTCACATCGACGCCAGGAAGTTTTAACTTCAGTATGGCGGCCCTCACGGATCACACGCCATTGTCAG TGAAATTTCCAGGGTTGGGCCACGGGTTGCAAACGCCGGATTTAGCAGGAACTTCGCAAg
- the LOC122630333 gene encoding broad-complex core protein isoforms 1/2/3/4/5 isoform X10: MVDTQHFCLRWNNYQSSITSAFENLRDDEDFVDVTLACDGKSLKAHRVVLSACSPYFRELLKSTPCKHPVIVLQDVAFSDLHALVEFIYHGEVNVHQRSLSSFLKTAEVLRVSGLTQQADQTDRDELSHVRALAAGVNHLPFHEKSEESFPRSGSPPAPTTPTPTTVQQLLRRAQIRRNERRTPDLHEDSAKRSRVSSPPLNNNDATPTDFSMVKNNHLSSKVEGNGVHEENSPIEDNIKCEPLELTGGNGGNAGNNEDSSDSGAAASDRPPASASSNEHEPEPEHAPTQNFIPESKLFTSTPGSFNFSMAALTDHTPLSVKFPGLGHGLQTPDLAGTSQGRR; this comes from the exons ATGGTAGATACGCAACACTTTTGTCTGCGATGGAATAATTACCAAAGCAGCATAACGTCAGCTTTTGAAAACTTGAGAGATGACGAGGACTTTGTGGACGTTACATTGGCTTGTGATGGCAAGAGCCTCAAAGCACACCGGGTTGTACTTTCTGCTTGCAGTCCATACTTTAGGGAACTTCTCAAG AGCACACCATGCAAGCATCCGGTGATAGTACTTCAAGATGTAGCGTTCAGTGACTTACACGCCTTGGTGGAGTTCATCTACCATGGGGAAGTGAACGTACATCAACGTTCTCTTAGCAGTTTCCTTAAAACTGCAGAAGTACTTAGGGTATCGGGTCTTACACAACAAGCTGACCAGACGGATAGGGACGAG CTCTCACATGTTCGCGCACTGGCTGCTGGTGTTAATCATCTTCCTTTTCACGAAAAATCAGAAGAAAGTTTTCCTCGTAGTGGTTCCCCGCCTGCACCGACAACTCCAACACCTACGACGGTGCAACAGTTATTGCGTAGAGCACAGATACGTAGGAACGAGAGGCGTACGCCGGATCTTCACGAGGATTCGGCGAAAAGATCGAGGGTATCCTCGCCACCTCTCAACAATAACGACGCTACGCCGACCGACTTCTCGATGGTGAAAAACAATCATCTTTCGAGTAAAGTGGAAGGTAACGGTGTCCACGAAGAGAACAGTCCCATAGAAGATAATATAAAGTGCGAGCCTTTGGAATTGACCGGTGGTAATGGTGGGAATGCCGGTAACAACGAGGACTCTTCGGATTCGGGAGCAGCGGCATCGGATAGGCCACCGGCGTCGGCGAGTAGTAACGAACACGAGCCTGAACCTGAACACGCACCGACGCAAAATTTTATACCGGAAAGCAAATTGTTCACATCGACGCCAGGAAGTTTTAACTTCAGTATGGCGGCCCTCACGGATCACACGCCATTGTCAG TGAAATTTCCAGGGTTGGGCCACGGGTTGCAAACGCCGGATTTAGCAGGAACTTCGCAAg